TTATTTACCTGTTATATCACACTTGTTATATCCCATCATTTGTGTGTGCAGATTCTTTTTCTTATCTTTGACTGGTGTGGATGTTCCCATCTTGTATTCACCGGCGCCATTTGATAATGCTGCTCTTTCTGCTCCACAGGTAAGGTTTTAAATTGTAGGCTGGTGCTTTTTAAGAATTTTATCTATTGTGCATGTTAAATGAATATGTTGAAAATCTTTTTGTGCCACctgattttcttcttttttccagcCTTTTCATTTGGGTGGGGGTCACTGTGCCATGACATActcctgcatttttttttgttcttgattaACGTGATCACTACTTTGTGTCTAAAATGGGATTGTTCGACTTTTTAATGAAAGGAAGATGATTAAAGTAGCTTTACCGTTCAACTACTATATTAGCTCCTTGGGATTGTAATTAACATCAATTGAGACTCTTAATTTATGTTTGCATATATGTTTAACCTCCATTTAAGAGGTTTTATTTCTCTGTTATAGAGcagagaaaaatggaaattaacaGTTCTTGAACATATCTTCGTTTTATAATCATGAATAGATATCTTCATAAGATATTCAATACCCGCTGCTCCAGCATTCCTGCTCTTGTGCCAAAAGATGGCTTTTTAAATCTCATTCTTTTGCAGTTTGGGTTAGTCTCTCGAAATGGATTTATGACTTTGTTTAATATTCACTATTCATTACCATGTTATGTAATTTACTTCAGTTCACATATCTTACCTCATTTAAACATGCAGGTTAGGTGCAAGGAGGTTAGGCGAGCTGATCAAATGCATTTGCCACTGAAAAACTGTAATGCAATTGATGAATCCACCCGGGATTCAGCTGCTGGTATCCATTACAGTGTCGAAGTGAAGGATGCATATCTTCCACCATGGATAATTAGCTGCATATGCAATGCTATGGGATCTGATGGGACTAGCTTCGAGGCCAGGTATTGAAACTTTGATGCCATAAATGTCGATATTTGCAATTCTAGGTTTGAATTGCCATCTCAGTATTATGAAGCTCCATTTGCTTATTTTAAAAGGAACGCGAAACTAGGATTTTATTCAGAAAGAGATTATCACTTGGATTCATAGATTatgtaatggataatttaattGGAGTTCCTATTGGAAGGATTACAGTGCAAGGTGCTTGCAAGTATGGTTTCAGCAAACTAATTGCTCAAATGGTCAATGAACATAAATTTGTGGGACAATATTAAATGCGATTGAACATTTATCTTTTCTGAAGTATAGTTTCAGTTATAAGTACTTGGGTTCCATTAATTGAACATGCCTGCCATGAGCatataaaaaagaataatttcaaaCAGGTATTCGTAGTGGTGGAtagaatgcaaatgaaagggaCAACTATCTTTGCTCTGCAGATGGTAGTAAGCCATGCATTGGATGTGTCGAAAGGCATATCTGAGTGATGGCCTGGTTTTTTGTTGGATTTTTTATGATGCGGTAGAATTTAATTGCTCTTAGCAATCAGGCACTTCCTGTATATTAATTTTCATTGTTGATGTTATTTGACCGTGTTGATATGGATCTGAATGCATTATTTTGTAGAATACTCATCACTTTACTTTGATATGCATGACATGCAGTTTCGTGACAGAGCCCACGTCAGTTGGCTTGAATGTTGGTCTGGACACTATTGGTCAGGATTCTCATCCTCAAGCCACAACCTATGAAGCATTGCCAAAAGAtatctggaattttgggattcaaaacACCAGCTTTTCTCCTCACCTTCGTTCCGCCTTCTTGAAAGGCTTGAAGTACAACAGTGGTTCATACACAGCTTCACTTTCACGCGTTTAGTTACTTTGAAGGAGCTCACTAACCTATTTTTGTGTAATTGCAAACCGGGTTCTTCCTTTTGCAATCTAGACATGTGTACATTATCTGACCTAATCTTGTATAACACCCACTCCTTTTCGCTGAACCACTTTGCTTTGGAAAACATCCGAGCGTTTGTTGAATTAGTCAAAGCTATGGATTTGTGTTGGCTTATGCCTTCAAACAGTTAAAAAGGTATCTGATCCGGGTCCATCTGCTGTGtacatggttttttttttttttaaattattttcaagtGAGTGATTGTGAACCAAGATTTTCCATGTACAATTTCTTTCACTTTATCATTTAAGTCAATCCTCCCCCTCCATCTGCTGTGTACATGTTATTTCTTGTAATAACTGTATCGAACCATTCATGAATGTTATATGAACTTGTGCTCTAATTAAAGTATGCGTCACCAAAATGTATATCATGAATAGCTCAAATTTGGGTGAgattttttgtaaaaagaaattttgggtATATTTGGATGGTATATTCTTTGAGTATTTATATAAAACTCTACTGTATAATTTGTTCAAAAACTTTTGTgaaaaaattaagaattttTTGAACGGAAGTTTAATGGATATTCGTTAACACAtctaaattttacataatttattatgtatatatacacattaataattattattcattcttgCATTTATACACTTTCCTTAATtaactttattttttcaaaaattttaacacTTGAAACACATTTTAACGAATACTCAATCAACATCTATTAGATagataaaaaatattaatattttttattttttttcccctttctttcctctcttattCTTCCTCCCAGCCACCACCATTGCTCCAACCACCAACGACACTAGCACCACCTCCCCCCTCTCTCTTCCCCCTCCTTCCCCAGCCACCCCCTATCCTCCTCCTCCCCTTCCCTCCCTCCCCCTTCTCCTCCCCAATCCCCCCATGACCCCTGCCTCCCAACGGCTAAATGTATCTTCTTGAATGGCATTGAAATCTTAAACCTTGTTAAGCAGGAAAAAATTGGGCATTATTTGCTCCAGTAGTCAATAACAAGGGAAATTTGTCCACCACTAATTACTGGCAGGAATAGTAAACATGTTCCGTGTTCTCTCCTCTTCCGATATGTAGGAAGATAATGCAAATCATGTGAGCACCTTGATGCTTTGTAAAGCAGATAGAAGGTAGTGCAGTAACACACATTTTTAACGATCTAAAATAATGAATGCTAACTCTAAAGATATCAAAATTTTGAGATAGCTTCTTTATCTGCTGTGATATTGCACATAAGAAAGACCAATTTCTGGAATATGCGGTTACCTACTGCACTAAAAAGAGAACTTGAAAGCACCTGCATTTGAATCAGTAACTGATTCCCAGAATGAAAGTTTCTTCTTCTGGATCTTTTTATCTTCTGCTTTTGATAGCAGGTCATCAACAATTCCAGGAAAAGATGCCTCAATggctttcttgaatttttcatacaaattcaccCGGTCTCTTGTTCCAGAAACAATCATGCAAGCATTTGGCTTCTTTAGAAAATCCAAAACATTCAATAAATTCCTTCTGCAAGAGAAAGTAGAATACAGTTAaaacacagagagagagagagagagagagagagagagatacggCAAAAGAATAAAATGATAATTCTTGGGGATGCAAGTTGAAAGGCTACGGAATTTCACAGAACAGATACAAAAAGAGCTCCAAGTTTGCTGATTAGAAGTTATCATACCAAACATCACAATGATGGTGATGCATCATCATGCTTTTATCTTTTCTCACTAGATCATTGTTGCAAATAGAGTTACAACCAAGTGGTATGAATTCTCATCAAAACAAAGAAACCTGTCCACCAGCAGACGTAGCAGTCATAGCAGGAGATGCTTAATAGCTCAAATTTGTAAGATTAGTCTGTATTAAACAATCACCAACCAACAGTATCAAGAATTGAGAAATCTGAAGCATTTAGCTATACTCATGAGAAGCAATAAATATCACTACAGGTCGTGAAAATTGCAGGTGCAAAGAGGGTTTCATAGCCTATACCTATCTGTAATGAGACACAATTTATCTGTCCTGTATGAAAAGACTGCTAACACCCAGTTAGACAGAAAGCACCTTCAGCACTAGTTATATCCTTTATTTGACATTTGGAGAATGGATTTCAAAACAGAGATGCAACCTGGTATGCCCCTTCAATCACAAGAATTAGTTTCTTTCTTTAGAAGTGATTATGGTCGCAACAAGTAACAAAAAGGTAAATTAGGAAACAGTTTGCATGTGTAGGCTAAGATTAATACACTGTTGTGTAATCATCTTCTGTTCATCTTCCCCAGAGCCACAACACCGAGCACCCAAATTACAGATTCTCATTCCTCACTGGAATTTCTCCAGCCTGTTTTGAATGAGGTTTCGCCGGTAAAGAATGTTGCAAAAACTCACAAAAAAAATGACACTTTAGTTCTTTTGCTGATTTCATGTACAAAGTCATTCCTCCTTCATATGATCTTAATCTGATTACACATATACAAGGCTGCTCTTCCTTAAGGTCTATACATTTCACAAGAGTTCAGGGCACATAGCCTTCTCAAGGAACATTTTACAATAGTTAGGGGTAGGTTATCACAAAACGGTCGTTTGCCAATCAATGGGTCACATGAAAAATTAGGGTACCTTAAAAAGCTAATATGTAGTAAGATGCAACAAAGGATACATAAATCttaaaataccaaatataagatATGATCTCATTGCCTGTTAGGATCCattaaaatcaaggagaaatgAATTCATTCATGAGATAAATTGCCCCGCACGCACTTAGACACTGAGGAAACTAAGCATAATTACTCCAACACAGAATATGCAAAGAAACATGAACAGACCTGCTAACAAAATTCTGTGTAATGGCAATGGAGTCCTCAAGGTTGATAACCAAATGCCACCATCCATTGGGCACAAAGATAACTTCTCCAGCCTTACAAACACACTCAATGGGCTTCTTTTTCCAACTTCTTGTTTCATTATAAAAGTTCATGAACCACTCTATTATTGAAACAGGACAGGCCACTTCCACTCCATCTGGGCTTGGATGCACTCCTGGTGGCACCACATCAGGGGGGAATAAAATCCATTTCTTCGATCCCTTAATCACCGCATTCCAAGCAGATGTGGAATTAGGATCAATGTGGAATGATGAACCAGAACCAGCAGGTCCGATAATTATCCATCGATAATCCGGCCTCTCATCCCCCAAAACACTAAATAAATCTTCACTGAAATACACTGGAACTTCGTAGTCCAAGCCTAAATTTGGAACTTTCCGTGCAAATCTGGGATCAAACAGATACAATGGCCTTTCTTCCTTGGCGAGATCAGAGTACCTAAAATACTCCTCAAGCTTCATTTCCACAGGCCCAACTGAAAATTGAACATTACCACATAAGTCGATCAAATAATTCCTGTCCCACTTGTCCAACGCAGCCCAATTTTCTAAACACCCTTCCAATAAAACTGGCTTATTCGGTTCCTCAAATCTTGACACAAATTCTTCAACAGAAATTCCCTTGGCTCGTACTATATTATCCCTTTCAAGCCATTCAGGTTTCATTTCAAGATTAGCACAAAGCCAACTCTGAAACAAGTAGTCAGAATAAAAGTCCCTAACATTCAAACCcgaatttaaaatttcaaaagacGGCCTAATTGCACTGACATAAGTAGATTTCCAAGTCTCGTAGAACAGAAAGCCACCTttacaagtttccaaaacaaTATTCCTCCAAAGGGGTTCATGGTTACAGAAAACATACAAAGACTTGCTCACAGTTGATAAGACACCTAAATGGGTACCTCCCAAAAGGCCTAAAATTTCAAGTACAAGTTCGTCAGTTAATGACTG
The Coffea arabica cultivar ET-39 chromosome 6c, Coffea Arabica ET-39 HiFi, whole genome shotgun sequence genome window above contains:
- the LOC113691363 gene encoding arginine-specific demethylase JMJ22 — its product is MRGAKNLIAQTHKRKRNIKQKTAWKKQCSVSRNHIFASRKPEADILHELEKEKVGDDSAEGFSLKASAPSNSHGVQPLGNLYFSPSSHNSRNSGLGNLQSLTDELVLEILGLLGGTHLGVLSTVSKSLYVFCNHEPLWRNIVLETCKGGFLFYETWKSTYVSAIRPSFEILNSGLNVRDFYSDYLFQSWLCANLEMKPEWLERDNIVRAKGISVEEFVSRFEEPNKPVLLEGCLENWAALDKWDRNYLIDLCGNVQFSVGPVEMKLEEYFRYSDLAKEERPLYLFDPRFARKVPNLGLDYEVPVYFSEDLFSVLGDERPDYRWIIIGPAGSGSSFHIDPNSTSAWNAVIKGSKKWILFPPDVVPPGVHPSPDGVEVACPVSIIEWFMNFYNETRSWKKKPIECVCKAGEVIFVPNGWWHLVINLEDSIAITQNFVSRRNLLNVLDFLKKPNACMIVSGTRDRVNLYEKFKKAIEASFPGIVDDLLSKAEDKKIQKKKLSFWESVTDSNAGAFKFSF